A stretch of DNA from Thalassococcus arenae:
ACCTGGCGCTTTGGCAGAAACCGATCGCGCTGGTCACCGCCTTCGTGCATCGCGACACCAAGGACACGCTGTTCGAGGCGGGCAAGCTGACCATCACGCTGATGTTCATCATCGCCAACGCGCTGATCCTCAAACACGTGCTGACGGACGAACAGATCCCGCAATCCATCGCGGGGATGATGCTGGACGCGGGCTTCGGGCCGGTCATGTTCCTGGTGATCGTGAACGTCATCCTGCTGATCGGCGGACAGTTCATGGAACCCTCGGGGCTGATCGTGATCGTGGCGCCGCTGGTGTTCCCGATCGCCATCGAACTGGGTATCGACCCCATTCACTTGGGCATCATCATGGTGGTGAACATGGAAATTGGCATGATCACGCCGCCGGTGGGTCTGAACCTGTTCGTGACCTCGGGCGTGGCCGGTATGCCGATGATGCGGGTCGTGCGCGCCGCGCTGCCTTTCCTCGGCGTGCTCTTCGTCTTCCTGATCATGGTGACCTACATCCCGTGGCTGTCGACCTTCCTTCCGACCACCTTCATGGGGCCCGAGATCATCGTGCGATAGGGCGATTTCGGTCGAGCGCCTGCGCGCGACAACTGCGATCAAGTGAAATTGCGACGCCCTGTCCGGGGCGTCGTTTCCTTTTGTGACGTCGTGAACGCGTATTTTGCAAAGAGAAGAAGCCAGACAATTCTTCTCTTTCGCAAATACGCAATCTGCGGCGTCAGCCAGCGCTGGCGTTCAATGCGTCGATGATCGGGACAAAGTCACTGGCCCGCAGCGAAGCGCCGCCGACCAGCGCGCCGTCGACATTGGAAACGTCGAAAATCTCGGCCGCATTCGAGGCCTTGACCGATCCGCCATACAGGATGCGGACCGACCGGCCGACACCGGCGCCGAAGCGGCGTTCGAGCCGTGCGCGGATGAAATCATGCACATCGCCGATCTGTTCGGTGTCGGGCACCTTGCCGGTGCCGATCGCCCAGACCGGTTCATAGGCGACGACGAGGTTGTGGCCGGTGGCGCTGTCCGGGACCGATCCGGCAAGCTGACCGCCGATGATGTCGAGCGTGTTCTGCGCCTCGCGTTCGGTCAGGGTTTCGCCGACGCAGACGATGGCGACCAGGCCGGCATCCCAGGCGGCCTGGGTCTTGGCGCGGACGTCCTCGTCATGTTCGTCATGATCGCTTCGGCGTTCGGAATGGCCCAGGATCACATGGCTCGCCCCGGCATCCTTGAGCATTGTGGCCGAGAGGTCGCCGGTATGAGCACCCGAAGCCTTGGCGTGGCAATCCTGACCGCCGATGGCGATGGCACCGCGCACGCGATCGGCCGCACGTGCGATCAGCGTCGCGGGTGGGCAGATCAGCACTTCGGCCCCGCCGCTGGCCTGCGCCATGGCATCCAGTTCGGCCAGCGCGTCGCTCGTGCCGTTCATCTTCCAGTTCCCGGCGGCCAGTTTGCGTCGCATGCCAATCTCCCTCGGTGACTGGCGCCATCATTGCGCCGCGGGGGGCGAGGTCAAGGGTGCTTGTGTCGGCGCAACCAGGCGCTAGAAGACCGTCATGGCACAGGACATCATTCCCACCCTCGATGCCGCCCGGATCGCGGCACGCGAT
This window harbors:
- the tpiA gene encoding triose-phosphate isomerase; amino-acid sequence: MRRKLAAGNWKMNGTSDALAELDAMAQASGGAEVLICPPATLIARAADRVRGAIAIGGQDCHAKASGAHTGDLSATMLKDAGASHVILGHSERRSDHDEHDEDVRAKTQAAWDAGLVAIVCVGETLTEREAQNTLDIIGGQLAGSVPDSATGHNLVVAYEPVWAIGTGKVPDTEQIGDVHDFIRARLERRFGAGVGRSVRILYGGSVKASNAAEIFDVSNVDGALVGGASLRASDFVPIIDALNASAG